Proteins found in one Legionella pneumophila subsp. pascullei genomic segment:
- a CDS encoding DUF6969 family protein, with translation MTTESDFNLPVLSNWYKKKFLGYASQVLEAQQKMTSSKGKNILHYTLRKKRKHERMSHYPKGDRIDRSTGSQYFYHCHRENFESNEHGHFHCFLRYKHIPKRIKPAPLEDWDKYMDNPMTHLVAIGMNQFGQPIRLFTVNRWVTSEIWYNAEHVPYFLKSYKMTLMDDPYWRVLDQWVEGMLHLFSPQIAWLHQERDRRIQHHHLNSPNDNPYTNHELEELSEINIDLKKQIEWVIS, from the coding sequence ATGACTACTGAATCAGATTTTAACTTACCCGTATTGTCCAACTGGTATAAAAAGAAATTTCTTGGCTATGCTTCACAAGTACTTGAAGCCCAACAAAAAATGACATCCAGTAAAGGGAAAAATATTCTGCACTACACGCTGAGAAAAAAGCGAAAGCATGAACGTATGAGTCATTATCCTAAGGGGGACAGGATTGATCGCAGTACTGGCTCGCAATATTTTTATCATTGCCATAGAGAAAATTTTGAAAGTAATGAGCATGGTCATTTTCATTGTTTTTTGCGATATAAACATATACCCAAGCGCATTAAACCAGCTCCTTTAGAGGATTGGGATAAATACATGGATAATCCCATGACTCACCTTGTTGCAATTGGTATGAATCAGTTTGGGCAACCGATACGATTATTTACTGTGAACCGTTGGGTGACTTCAGAAATTTGGTATAACGCAGAGCATGTTCCATATTTTCTCAAATCTTATAAGATGACGCTAATGGACGATCCCTATTGGAGAGTGTTGGATCAGTGGGTGGAGGGTATGCTCCATTTATTTTCTCCACAGATTGCCTGGTTGCATCAGGAACGAGATAGACGTATCCAGCATCATCATCTGAATAGCCCAAATGATAATCCGTACACTAATCATGAATTAGAAGAGCTCTCAGAGATAAATATTGATTTGAAAAAACAGATTGAATGGGTAATAAGTTAA